The DNA sequence CAGCGAAAATCCAGCCTGTGAGAATGAGCATGCTGCTCCCCGCTTCCTGCCATCCGCCTCCAGCGGCGGCTTCCACTGCGAGCAGCTCCATCTGGAAATTCGGGAGATAATCCAGCACGTAGAGAAATTCGTATCCGCTGAAAAATTCAGTGAACGTGTTCCCCATCCCGAACAATAATATTACCGGCACAATGACGACGGATGTTTCAATGAGGGATCTTGTGACAAGGCCGAGCAGGGTACCGAAAGCGAGAAAGAAAATTAAACCCAGCCCGAGAGCAGAATAGACGATTACCGGATTAACCGGCTCGTATCCTACAATCCGGATACAAATCAGCATCGTAACAATCGTAATCAGCGCAGAAACAAGGCTTTTCCCGATAAGAATTTCTGACGTGGAAGCAGGAGACATCATTAATCCACGCAGCGTATTCTTTTCTTTTTCTTCTGAAAGCAGAGCGGCCTGTACAAAGACAGCAATCGAAGTGAAGGTAAGGTTAATAACCAGAAAGTATACTTGCACGGGGACGTCTTCTCCTCTTCCGAACAAAAAGGCAAACAGGAAAGGCATCACTACAGTCGAAAGTACGAACATGTTTTTCGATAAATCTTTTAAATCCTTCATAAACAGCGCATGTACTCTGGCTAACGAGAAAGTCATATTAATTCCCTCCCTGTGATGTCGACAAAAATATCTCCGAGTGTCGGCTCGTTTGAATAGACGGCGGTAACGCGGTCTGTTTCAAGCAGAGAAGCAGCTCTTCCTGCCCCGGACTTCCCCTGGTTAATAACATATGTTTTCCCGTCATCGAGCTGTATCGTAAACGTGTTATCTGAGTATTTCCGCCGCAGACTGCGGGGCTGTTCCATTTCCTTTACGGCTCCGTCATGAAGAAAAGCTACCCGGTTACAGAGTGTTTCTGCTTCCTCCATATCATGAGTGGTCAGGAAGATAGTCGTACCTCGTTGATTTAACTGTCTCAACCCTTCGTGAATCCACCGCTGACTGGCAGGATCGAGCGAGGCAGTAGGTTCATCAAGAAACAACAGTTCAGGTTCGTGCAGCAGCGCCCGTGCGAGAATGACACGCTGGGTCATTCCTTTGGAAAGCTTTGAAACCGGCTTTCTAAGCTCCTCGTTTAAATCAACCAATGACAGCACTTCTTCAATTTTTTCTTTCGGTTGAGGCACATCGTATAACGACGTATAAAGCTTGAGATTTTCGTATATGGACAGGCGGTCATACAGGCCGCTGCTGTCCGTCATAACGCCGATATGCTTCAAGTGGGAAGTATGGTTCAGCTGTTTCGGGCCTTTCCCCATCACAGAGACTTCCCCGGACGTCGGCAGAATCTGCCCGGTAAGAATCTTTATCGTCGTTGTTTTGCCGGCCCCGCTCGGACCTAAAAACCCGAAAATTTCTCCTTTTTTCACGTCAAAGCTCATCCCGTCCAATGATTTATTCCCATCGAAACTTTTCGTGAGCTCGTGGACTGAAATAATATTTTCCATTTCTCTCTCCTCCTTTAAGATCTGCCTTCATCGTATAGGCGGAGAGAATGTTTTTCATTATTAATACGGTGAATGGAGACGTCCGGGTGCTGAATGGAGTTATTTCAGCCCGATCATCTCCCTTAACTGTTCCATTTTATTTTTGGAAAGCGGCACAATCTGCTTTCCTGCATCGTCCAGGTGATGACTTCCCGGACTTTTTGAAGATTAACAATATAAGAGCGGTGGCAGCGGAAAAACCCGTACGTCTGCAGCTTGCTTTCCAGCTCATTCAGCGTAAAGCCGCACGGAAAAGATTCATTATTAATAAAAAGCAGCACCTTTCCGTCCTGGCTTTCAATATAATCAATTTCCGGCGGGTCAAATAAAATCATTTTGTCGTTGACTTTAGCTGGAATTTTCGTAAATACAAAAGCATTCCCCTCCGCAGCACTTTCCCCATCCGCGGAGTCCTCCATATTCACTGTATTAACCGTTGTTTCGGTAATGCGGAAAACGAGATCAGAAGCTGTAAGGGCGGTTTCCATGTTGCTCGTCAGCATGAGCAGTACTTTGTTTTCTTTTTTCCATTTCATAAGCAGCGCAAGAATAATTTTCTTTGATTCAATGTCCAGATTCTGATCCCACTCTTCCAGTACGATGGCAGCGGGATTTTGAAAAAGGATCAGGCAGCACTGGACCCGCTTCTGTTCCGAGTAAGTCAGATCCTTGATCCTCGTTTTCTGTTTTGTGTTCAGATGCAGAAGGCCTGCAGCAGCTTCAACGGAGAGGCTGCTCTGGTAAAGCCGTTTCCAGAAGACGAGGCATTCTTTTATCGTCAGACGTTCGTAGTGGCCGAAGTCCAAAAAGAAAAAGCCGATTTCCGGGAGCGGGCTCCCGCTCGTCAGCTGATGTTTGTTCAAATAGACAGCGCCTGGACTTGTCGTTTCTTCTCCTGTCAGATAAGAAAGAAGCTGCTTCTGGGCGTCCATACCCGCGTGCAGGGCGACCATTTCCGAAGGAAGCACATAAAAGCTGCAGAGAGGCAGCACAGGCGTATTATTTTTATACTTTTCAATCTGTTGGAAAAAGAGCATGATTAAAAAACCTCCACGTTCTGAATCGCTGCTGATTTCATCATACAACAATCAAACGCGGAGGAACATTCTTCCTTTTATGTGCGGAACCTGTTTTTTATTGGGCTCCAAATCCGGCAGCGTTCTGTAAATGGATCTTTGTCCTTCTCACGAAAGTTTTAACTTCCGGCATTGAAAAAAAGCGCTGCACGTCTCTTCCTGTAAAAGAAGAGCCGCAGCGCTTTTTATCTTTCGTGCCTGCATTATTCAAAATGAAGCTTTCCAGGCGGTGATCTGCGGAGGACTAGATGACTACTCCGCCGTCTACTGCGAGAATTTCTCCTGTAATAAAGCGCGCTTCCTTTGAAGCAAGGAAGAGGTAGGCATTGGCGATATCCTCGACGCTTGCGAGGTCTTTCAGCACGGCTTTTTCTTTCATCATCGTCAGCACTTTTTCGGGCATTTTTTCCGTCATCGGTGTATAAACGAAGCCGGGTGCGACGGCATTGACGCGGATGTTGAAGCGTCCGAGTTCTTTCGCCCACGTTTTTGTCATGCCATTCACGCCCCATTTTGTCGCCGCGTAGTTTGTCTGGCCGAAGTTGCCATAGGTGCCGACGACAGAAGAAGCATTTAAAATGACGCCGGATTCCTGTTCCTTCATTACTTTTGCCGCAGCCTGGGAGACGTTGAAAACTCCTTTTAAATTGACGTCGATGACGCGGTCCCACTGGTCTTCTTCCATTTTCAACAGCTGAGCGTCTGCCGTAATGCCTGCATTGTTTACGACGATATCGACCCGGCCGAACGTTTCCTTCGCTTTATCGACGAGCGTGCGGACCGATTCCCGGTCGGTTACGTCAACCGTCTGGGCAATGGCCCGCCCGCCGTTGTTTTCTATTTCCTGCGAAACTTCGTTAATATCTTCCTCGTTAATATCGGCAACCGCTACTGCCGCTCCTTCACGTGCGAATGTCAGTGCTGTTTCTTTTCCTATTCCTCTGCCTGCTCCGGTGACAATTGCTGTTTTTCCTTCAAGTCTCATTATTGGTTCTCTCCTTTTTGAATGTTGGTTTTAAAAACTTAAACGCTGTTAAACATGCTGTATTGAGTAGTACAGGAAACTCCGCTCCAATTGACCTGCCGTGCAGGAAGTTTCAACGAAAGTAGAAATTAGAGCTGAGGCGATTTTTCAAGATGACTGAACCTCTGTCACAATGCGTTATGACGCTGCTGTGAATGGGGGCTGCGCCAAAGAAAGCGCAGCCGATTTCTTTCTTTTACAGCAGTCCAATGGCGTAGACGAGTATGGCTACACCGGCAGATAATACCGGAATAAGAGCTCCGACTACGAAAATGTCCTTGTAGGAATCGCGGTGGGTCATGCCTGTGATCGCAAGCAGTGTCAGCACGGCTCCGTTATGCGGGAGCACATCGAGCCCCCCGGAAGCAATCGATGCGATTCGGTGGAAAGCTTCCGGTGAAATGCCCGTTTCCAAAGCAATTTCATAGTAGCGTGATCCGAGCGCTTCGAGTGCAATGGTCATCCCGCCGGAAGCGGAACCTGTAGCACCGGCGAGCACATTGATCGCTACGGCCTGTGAAATCAGCGGGTTTCCGGGAACGCTCAGAACGAGCTGGGTAAGCCGGTCGAAACCTGGAACCGCCTGTACAACGGCCCCGAAACCGACCGCGGCACTCGTGTTGACAATGGCGATAACCGATCCGCTCGCTCCTCCGTTGATTGCCTGAGAGAACCCTCGGAATTTCTGTATGTTAAACAGCATAATCGCTGCAATACCAGTAAGGAGCGCTACGACAATATCCCAGCCGAACAGGTTAAGCGTTATAACGACCAGCGCCAGAGGTACGAGGGAAAGAAGAAAGTTGGGAATTTTATCTCCCATATCGTCACTGACAACCTTTTTATCTCTCGGCTCTGTGTACACTTCGCCGGCTGCACGGAGCTTTCCTTCTCTCCAGCGAAGATAGAGATAGCCTCCCACCGCCATAACGATGGCTGCGGAAATACCCATAATTGGGGCCGCCATGGCATCCGTTTCATAGTAACCGCGCGGGATAAGGTTTTGAATCTGCGGCGTACCCGGAATAGCAGTCATTGTAAACGTAAAGGCACCGAGAGCGACCGTCGGTGGAATAAGACGGCGCGGAATATCGGCGTCGCGGAACATTGTCAGTGCCAGTGGATAGACCGCAAAAACAACGACGAACAGACTGACACCTCCATAGGTTAGTACGGCGGCGGAAACGATCACTCCGAGAATCGCCCGTTTCGTGCCGATAACACTTGTTAAAGCCTGGGCGACGGCCTTTGCCATCCCTGTATCCTCCATCAGTTTACCGAAGATAGCCCCGAGCATAAATACCGGAAACCAGTCCCGGGCAAATCCTACAAAGCCGTCCATATACGTATTCGTATAGGCATCAAGCAGGTCCAGCCCGCCGGTTAAGGCGACGACACCAGCGGCGATCGGTGCTACCCAGATGATCGACCAGCCGAGGTAGGCAAGCCCCATTATTAATACGAGTCCTAAAAATATTCCTAGCATGTTGGTTTACTCCCTTCTGTACTGCTTTTAGTTGAAAACGGCGCTGCCATTTTCACTGTCGAGTCCCATTCTTTCTTCTTCAAAAATTCTCAGATCCATCGTTTTCAGTTCTTTCGAGATTACCGGTTTAAAATCCATATGGGCAAGAATGTCTTTTTCCAGATCAATTCCCGGAGCCGTTTCTGTTAAAATCAGTCCCTCGGGCCCAAGTTCAAAGACAGCTCTCTCTGTAACATACATAATCGGGCGTCCAAGTTCGGCTGCATACGTGCCGCTGAACGTCGTCTGTTCTACTTTGGAAACGAACTTTTTAAACTTTCCTTCCTGCAGAATATGCAGCTTCCCTCCGCTCACTTCCACTTTCAGACCACCTGCCGTAAAGGAGCCGCAGAAGACAACTTTCTGGGCATTCTGGGAAATATTAATGAATCCTCCTGCTCCGGTTACTTTCGTACCAAATTTACTCACGTTGACGTTTCCTTCTTCGTCGAGCTGGGCGAGGCCAAGAAAGGCAAGGTCGAGACCGCCTCCATCGTAAAAATCGAACTGGTAAGGCTGATCAATTATCGCGTCCGGATTCGTGGAAGCGCCAAAACTCAATCCTCCAGCCGGCAGACCGCCGATCGGGCCGGATTCCACCGTCAGACGCATCTGGTTGAGGACTCCTTCTTCACTGGCTACCGCCGCCACCCCTTCCGGCACGCCGATACCGAGATTGGTAATCGCGTTTGGAATCAATTCCATCGCCGAACGCCTCGCAATGATTTTTCTTTCATTTAACGGAAGAGGCGGAAGTTTGTCGAGCGACATTTTCACTTCTCCGGAGTAAGCGGGATTGTACTGCTCTGCGAACGTCTGCATATGATTTTCCTGCTTTGATTCCACGACGGCATCCACGAGGATACCGGGAACTTTCACCATCCGTGGATCAAGCGTTCCTTTTTCCACTACTTTCTCCACCTGCAGAAGTACAACGCCCCCGCTGTTCTTTGCTGCCTGGGCAATAGCAAGCACTTCCAGGCTGCCTGCTTCTTTTTCCATCGTTGCATTCCCGAATTCATCTGCATACGTTGCGCGGATCACAGCGACATTGATCGGAAACGTCTTATAAAATAAATATTCTCTTCCGCCGATTTCCGTCAGTTCCACCAGTTCTTCTTTTGTCACACTGTTAATTTTTCCGCCGTCCTTACGCGGATCTACGAACGTTCGAAGCCCTACGTGGGAAAGCGTCCCCGGTTTTCCGGAAGCAATATCGCGGAAAAGGTGGGTGATGACTCCCTGCGGCAGATTGTAAGCTTCTATTTTTTCTTCGATCGCCAGCTTTGACAATTTCGGGGCAAGTCCCCAGTGTCCTCCGACGACGCGGCCAACGAGCCCTTCATGACCGAGGTGGTTCAACCCTTTCTCTTTTCCGTCTCCCTGCCCGGCGGCATAAATGAGAGAAATATTGTTTGGAATGCCTTCTTTTAAATATCTTTCTTCCAATGCTTTTGTTAATTCTTCCGGATGGCCCGTACCGACGAATCCTCCGGTCGCGACCATGTGACCGCTTTCAATTTTGCTTACTGCTTCTTGAGCTGTCATAACTTTATTCATATTGGTCCTCCTTCAGCTTTCAGTGCTGCTTCTTTATATTTGCAAAATGCATGCCAACTTTATTGAAAACATCCTTGCTGAAATGACGGGCTTTTTTCTCTTTTTAAAGAAAACGCTTACACATTAAATGTACATTTTACAGGACACATCTCAGACACTTATTTCCTTTATGTTCGTTTTGATTAACAACATTCAGATTTCACGATTCATGTGTAAACCAAACGAGACACTTTTTCTTTAACATTGACTCTGTTAAAGCTCCGTGTTGTTTTTGGATTGCCTGCGGCTCTTTTTTCTTCGCTTGCCGCGGAGAAAGCCCTCAGCTCTCCCTCCCTGTCGTCCGGGAGGATCTTCCCGCTTTCTTTTTCCGCAGGCGTCTTGAAAAATCGCCTTGGCACTGGTAATTACCTTGGTATCTTCTTTATTCATTTTCTTTATTAGATTGCAGATCCTGCTCTGTCTTTTTATCGTAAGCTGAAGAGGACATGGGTCGGCTCCGGGGCGATCAAGGACGAGCCGAAGATCCATCCCGCCCGACCGCAGGGAGGAAGGGATTAGCTGAGGCCGGCCCGCCCGGAAAGCGTCCCCAAGGAAACGAAAGCGCACGTTCATCGATTCAATACTTTATTTTCAAGGCAGCCTCCTCATTAATAAAATCCCGGAGAATTTCCCCGGGATTTCGATATGCATATAAATTTCTGGATCGCTTTCTGTTCTTTTTATTAAAAGTTATGCCCATCTTTTACCTCGCTCATCAGCGAAAGATTTCTGCGGGGCTTTTCTTCAGCTATTCCTGTCAAAGCTCAGCTCCCCCAAAAAACCTTCTGATTTCGCTTTTTCCCGGAGAAATTGCCTTCGTCCGCTCCAAAAAGACGGATATGGATCAATGGCTTCTTTAGCATGCGTACCCGCTTCTATTTACAGAAGGCCGGCTCCATACAGCTTTTAAGCAGGTGTCCGGTATTTCAAACGGTTTTTTCAGCGGCCAATACGGAACTAATGGGGCTTAGCGATTTTTTCGTACAGCGCTGTGCGGCTGATACCGAGAAGCTTCGCTGCCTTTGATTTGTTTCCGTTCGTGTAGAGGAGCGCTTCGTTTACCGCTTTCTGTTCTGCTTCGAACAACGTTTCCGATAACACCCGCGGCTCTTTCACGTTTTTTTTTCGGAACAGTTTTGGAGGAAGATCCGAAGAAGAGATGCTTCTGCCGTTTTTCAGGACGTTAACCGTTCGTTCGATCACATTTTCAAGCTCCCTGGTATTCCCCGGCCAGCTGTAGCTGTGAAAGTATGGCATCGCTTCCGGATCCACCGATGGTACTGGTTTGCCAAGCCGCCCTGCCACTTTTCTAAGAAAATACGGAAGAAGGACGTCGATGTCTTCTTTTCTCGAGTGAAGCGGCGGGATTAGGATCGTGAAGACGTTGAGACGATAGTAGAGATCGAGGCGGAAATCACCGTCTTCAATCATCTGTTCCAGATCTCTGTTTGTAGCGGCAATCACGCGGATGTTTACCGGCTTCGCTCCCGTCGCTCCTATGCGTTCGATTTCTCTTTCCTGCAGCACCCGCAGCAGCTTCACCTGCATGTGGATCGGCAGTTCGCCTATTTCATCAAGAAAAATCGTCCCTCCTTCTGCGGCTTCGAATTTCCCTTTTTTACCTCCCCGTTTCGCTCCGGTAAACGAGCCTTCCACGTAGCCGAACAATTCGGACTCAATTAAATCCCGGGGGATCGCTGCGCAGTTAACTTTGACGAACGGTCCCGGCGAACGCACACCGGCGTTATGAATGGCGTGCGCAAACAGCTCTTTCCCTGTACCGCTCTCTCCCTGCAGGAGCACGTTCGAGTCGGTCTCCGCCGCCTGCCGCGCCAGGTGCTTCGTCTTTTCCCACGTCCGGCTTCTGCCGATCAGCTGTTCAAACTGATATTTGGCGCGGTTCGTTTCCTGCCACTCCCCCCGGTAGGTAGCAAGCTCTTTCTCAAGGTTTTCTATTCTATGTTTAAGCGCTTTGAAGCCGCCGAGATTTTTAAAGAGGACTTTTCCTACCGCTCCTTCAAGCTTTCCTTCCCTGTAAATCGGCAGACGGTTCGCTACCATGTAGTCCCCTTTGATTTTCTGGATGTCCGCAATTTCCGGCTTCCCTGTTTCCGCTACGATGTGCATCCGGGTATTCTCAATCACTTCCGTTACATGTTTCCCGACGAGCTCGTCCTGGGAAAGGCCGATGAAATCCGCGTATTCTTTGTTAACCATCGTTATAACGCCTCCGCGGTCGACCATAATAATTCCGTCGTGCGAAAGCTCAATGACCATTTCCATCTGTTCCGCCCGCTCTTTCCAGCCTTCTCCGTCCGCGGGAACCGACGTCTGTTCAGCGGGAAGCAGGCGCACGGCCGTATAGGCTCTGCCTTTCACCGTTAAACGGTCCACCCGCAGCCGGAAAGGTCTGCCGTCGACATCAAGACGGCTGTTGTTTCCTGAATCATGCAGCAGTTCGGTAATCTCGTTATAAAAGGAGAGATCTTCGAGTTGTGAAAGGTCAGCGGGAAACAAACGGCTGTCTGTCTTCCATTTCACCCGACCGGATTTGTCGGCAATCACCATCACTTCGCTGTCGCAGGCAGACACCGCTTTAAACAACGCTTCCGTTTCATTTACGACAACTTCCGTTTTTTCAAGCCAGTCCACTGCATAGACGATGCCCTGCAGTTTTTTATCGGCGTCGATTACCGGGAGGCAGGGAGGCTCCCATTTCCAGTAGATGGACGGAGTGTCTTCTGCTTTCAGCATACGCGGGAACCGCTCCATCATATCGGCGACGACCGTTTCGGGTGGCAGCCCTTTCATCATCGCTGTCATCAGGGAATCGGTGGAGACGTAGCCCGTCACTTCTTCGTTTTCATTTAAAACCGGGGCAGCATCATCCTGCATATGGTACATTTTGGCGGCTGCTTCCTGAATGCTTTCAGCTTCCTGAAGTGTCATCCGCGGTCTGCGCATAACTTCTTCTGCCGGGACACGGTCAAACATCTGGATGCTCCTTTCGCTCCTTCGTTATATCACACGCGCCCGATCAAAAGGCCCGTACAGGCCGCTTCTGATCGAGCGCAGGTGCAGAATATTTTCAAAATATTATCGTTGGCGGGGGATACCGTCCGGAATGTTTATTAAGGACGATTGACGAGGAGTGCTGTCCCCTGGCCGCCTCCGATACAGAGCGTAGCGAGACCTTTTTTCACATCGCGCCGCTTCATTTCGTAAAGGAGGGTTGTCAGAACACGTGCTCCGGACGCCCCGATAGGATGTCCGATCGCAATGGCTCCTCCATTGACGTTAACTTTATTCGTATCGAGCTGAAGATCTTTCGTAACGGAAAGAGACTGGGCTGCAAAAGCTTCGTTTGCTTCAATCAGATCGAGATCATTCACGCTCCATCCGGCACGGTCGAGCGCCTGTTTCGTAGCCGGTACCGGACCGTATCCCATAATATCCGGATCGAGCGCGGCGTTTCCGTACGCACTGATTTCAGCAATCGGCGTCAGTCCAAGTTCGTTCGCTTTTTCTTCTGACATAACGACGAGCATCGCTGCGCCGTCATTAATTCCTGAAGCATTTCCGGCTGTCACGGTACCGCCTTCTTTCTGAAAAGCCGGACGCAGTTTCGCAAGTTTTTCCATCGTCATGCCATGCTTAGGATATTCATCTTCTGAAACGATAACCGGTTCTTTTTTCCGCTGTGGAATTTCCACTGGAACAATCTCTTCTGTGAACCGCCCTTCCTTCTGAGCTGCTTCGGCACGCTGCTGGCTCTGCAGGGCGAACGCATCCTGGTCTTCGCGGCTGATGTTCCAGCGGCTTGCGATGTTTTCAGCTGTATTCCCCATATGAATAGGGTTGAAAGCGTCCATCAGGCCGTCGGTCAGCATCGTGTCGACAAGCTTTCCGTCACCCATACGCTGTCCCCAGCGGGCATTCGGCATGACGTAGGCGGCGTTGCTCATGCTTTCCGTTCCGCCTGCCAGAATAACGTCGGCATCACCTAGAGCAATAAACTGTGCTGCCATACTGACAGTTCTTAAGCCTGATCCGCAGAGTTTATTAATGGCTGTGGCCGGAGTTGTATGTGGAATCCCTGCCTGAACGGAGACCTGGCGCGCCACGTTCTGACCCAGGCCTGCGGAGAGGATATTTCCGATGTAAACGTCTTCAATTTGATCCGCGTTAATTCCGGCACGTTTAATTGCCTCTTTTGCTGCGATGGCACCAAGGTCCACTGCGGACTGGGAGGCGAGTGTTCCTCCAAAACTGCCGACCGGTGTGCGGGCGGCGCTGACGATAACTGCTTTTCTCATATATAATTCCTCCTTTATTGATTTCTCTCTTTTACTATGCAATAAAGATGCCAGTTTATTATAGCATGATTGTGTTAAGTTATCCTTACAGTTTTCATGCTCAGGATCGGTTCCAACTTTTTAAAATGGCTGCCTTGAAAATAAAGTAGATAAGCCTGGATGAAAATAAATGGTCATTGGTTTTACAGGACTTCCCCATCTTCCGCTTCTTCAGGGATTTTCTCCAGTTCCCTCTCCCGCGGGGTAAAACGAATACTATAGATCATGTTTTCAGGGTAGCGGTTTAATATCGGTACATCTTCCGGCCGGACCGGGTTGACTGTAAAAGTGACGGTCATCTCTTCCCCGGAGGTGTCAACGACCAGTGTTGTTTCTTCCTGCTCCTGAAGAGTATAACCTTGAAAATCCACGTCATCCAGATCATTGTAGAAAAGTGTAATTGTGCTGCCTTGTTTACTAAGCTCGTCTGCTTCAGGGAGAATTGTTTTCATCCAGGAAAATGGATCATCCAGCGGGCTCATCTCAGCGGTGATCGGATGCGGCCGTTCTCCTCTGCTCCAGCTCCCCCCGCTTTCCGCGTAGAAGGTCTCTTCTTCCAAATAAATAGTGAAATCAAATGTGGTGTCATCCGAAACAGGCGTGGAGATATCATAAATACTCCGCCCCGGACTATAAGAGCCCGCTGCCTGAAGTGCTGTTTCTCCGTCCATTTCGTATGTCGCTTCCACGTCAAACTTTGTCTGTTCCATCTCGTCAATAAGCGAACGAAGTTCCTGATAGTGATAATCCTGTTGAGTCGGAAACAGCAGCCAGCCGGCAGCTAGTCCGACTACTGCTGCAATCACCGGAATAATCCAGCGTTTAGCGGGCCTCCATCCTCTAAAGATAGCCGTTAAGATCATAATCGCCATTCACCTGCCAATACCCACGTCTTCGTTCTTCAGTAAATTCCAGACGTTCGAGCCATTTCACCGATTTGTAACCATACATATCCGGATGAAACAGCCTGCAAGGATACCCCTGTGCATTTACAAGCTCATCATCATTCAGTGTAAATACGAGCATCGCATCCTCCGCTATCAGCTGGTCTGCTGTAAATGTGTCATAATACATCTGATCTCCGGAATATGCTGTCACACTTCCACCATGCGGCATGATATTCCAGTTATCTAAAACATCACGGATTAAAACGCCTCTCATTTCTACGTTTCGTACGCTCCACCCTGTTACGCAATGAAAATCCGTTATTACAGCAATCTCCGGGAGTGCCATCAGTTCCTGGCGGCCGATCGTAACGGGATTATTCACCAGACCATCGATGGTTAATTCCCACTCCCGGTCTTCGTAGCGGGGATAATTGCTCGTAACGTTATATATCCGGAAATATCCCCGCATCCGGGTTTCATCTCCGGCCGCTGTCAGTATCGGCTGCACCCATTTAATCAGACCGCCGGCAAAAAGAAATATGATACCGAGGCCGGTAAATTTGATAAAATCACGCCGACCAGGGATGTTTTCCTTCACATATTCCGGGGGCTCTTTTTTACTGCGCCACCATATGGGCCATGGCACACGAATATGAAAAGCGTGTGTCACGCTGTGAAACAGTGTCCAAGGGAAAAAAAGAAACGTGAGCATTCCATGAATCCAGACGGCTGGATTTGTCAATGAAGATGGCAGCTGGGATTGAAAATACATGACAGCACCTGTCACACTCCAAAGGAAAAACGCTGTAAGATTAAGCAGGAGG is a window from the Alkalicoccus halolimnae genome containing:
- a CDS encoding molybdopterin-dependent oxidoreductase, with translation MIRLTTMHHLHAVLFVLLLISGISLYLAPLRTWFNELQFPLVAFHLLVSLLYLLLVLIQLRRLFVYIRRKTPKKKFNLLLNLTAFFLWSVTGAVMYFQSQLPSSLTNPAVWIHGMLTFLFFPWTLFHSVTHAFHIRVPWPIWWRSKKEPPEYVKENIPGRRDFIKFTGLGIIFLFAGGLIKWVQPILTAAGDETRMRGYFRIYNVTSNYPRYEDREWELTIDGLVNNPVTIGRQELMALPEIAVITDFHCVTGWSVRNVEMRGVLIRDVLDNWNIMPHGGSVTAYSGDQMYYDTFTADQLIAEDAMLVFTLNDDELVNAQGYPCRLFHPDMYGYKSVKWLERLEFTEERRRGYWQVNGDYDLNGYL
- a CDS encoding acetyl-CoA C-acetyltransferase, whose protein sequence is MRKAVIVSAARTPVGSFGGTLASQSAVDLGAIAAKEAIKRAGINADQIEDVYIGNILSAGLGQNVARQVSVQAGIPHTTPATAINKLCGSGLRTVSMAAQFIALGDADVILAGGTESMSNAAYVMPNARWGQRMGDGKLVDTMLTDGLMDAFNPIHMGNTAENIASRWNISREDQDAFALQSQQRAEAAQKEGRFTEEIVPVEIPQRKKEPVIVSEDEYPKHGMTMEKLAKLRPAFQKEGGTVTAGNASGINDGAAMLVVMSEEKANELGLTPIAEISAYGNAALDPDIMGYGPVPATKQALDRAGWSVNDLDLIEANEAFAAQSLSVTKDLQLDTNKVNVNGGAIAIGHPIGASGARVLTTLLYEMKRRDVKKGLATLCIGGGQGTALLVNRP